The DNA window tataaaaaaactaagttgtttttgacagaaaagccataaaacatttgttttgatttgtattactttatatcaacttgaagttgatatagagatttaatgtaagcgttaaataatttaaaaaaaataataatctgacttatttttaacattttaatgactgaaaccctttatggtccccgggacccctaaaggtaaaataaataaaaaatgcatatattttgttatggtttgaaaattaaaaatatcaaaatggcccccacatgctttaatttttccgtgtgcggccctcagtggaaaaagtttggacacccctgatttagcaggtaaatctactgttcaaATCTTGGTTACTTTACTTTTACTGAAAATTACTTGAATATTGAAAATAAGAGCAGAAAAGGTTTCTTGTTGTTGATTGTACTTTAttaaaataagatgtgaatgcattggtcattaattgttgtttacttgcttgtttgtgtcCATAGTGCATTAATATCTAACTcccttacaataaataaatatgggaaacttcacctgcagtgtccagtattaACTAAAGTCACACGGCTTTGTTTtgataaaaagttactgaatcaattTTAACTCACTAAATTGTTTCAGATTGTATCATTCTAAAAATATGTGATGGTTCCTAAATTGTATCAGCAGCCAGCAATATCAAAGTGAATCCTTGTTTAAAGGAAACGTTACACCCCTTGTACAAACACTTCATTCATTTTCTGTGGGGAGGTGCAGCCCTTCGCGTCACCAGTACACTACTTGTCACTTCTCCGCCTGTGTGCTTTTTCTGTGCTTTTTCACCTTTTGACAAGTTGTGTTTATCTTGCTCACTCTATAGGAGTCCCAAAAAGACAACGGACCACCACAAAAAGAAGGAAGTAATCGCTGTGGagttagaaagaaaaaaagaacgtTCTATTGTGATAAGACcgaacttttctggaaaaagatgccaaagcagacttattttacagcgaaggagaaagcaCTTGTCTCTTtcagcgcgcgcgcacacacacacacacacacacacacacacacacacacacacacacacacacacacacacacacacacacacacacacacacacacacacacacacacacacacacacacacacacacacacacacacacacacacacacacacacacacacacacacacacagccctctCCGTTGTCCCCCTTGTATTGTAGCAACatagttgttaaagttaaggattttgcaTTTTcagatcatttgtgagggcaccaaagggacttctgtgtgtgcaTGTTGACAGAGCAGCGCATACATCACAGTAcagcttgtcgttgttgttttggcttttacagtactttatagcactttatattgtgtttaaagCGTGCAAACctccactaaaatatggacttttgtcaagactGGAGCcttttattcattattgtttcatttggagaaatttgcttcactctacgaacttttctatttaccaaccgtgttcaagaaccaattaagttcgtacatTGAGGTTCCAATGTATTTTGGTTCTCCAAGAGGGTGTTCTCGGAGTATCATTTTTATGGATGCAAAAAGAAACTACCAGCTGTAGTCAATCATGATCAGTAATAAGAATTTACCAGGCAGGACCGGCCCCTGGCATTAACACGCTATTCGGTTATTTAGGGCCACAACCACTGGGAGGGGAGGTCACTTCAGTAGCCGATCATCATACTttgcaggtgtttgcttgttctCCTTTGAGGGACTGGATTGCCTCATGGATACAATTAGACTTTGTTTCtactttcgaacatgttgaaaagagaaactggaaattgtgatgtatcatgttgtatgcttgcatgttcgaaataaactcaaactcaaactaaaaGTCTATTCAGCAGTAAGGCAACATGTCCTTTGTAATAGTTTTAGTTCGGTTTAGCAGCATTGTGGTcgtgtccattcaaaagcccattgaAATAATTGCTAATTTTTCATTGCtttaaactcattttagctcaggggccgcatggaggaaaatctgtgcacacgccggccggactattaaaatcatggcattaaaactaaaaaataaagacaacttcggattgttttctttgtcttactttggccaaaaaatagaacaaacacattctaaaaatattacaataaaatataccgtatttttcggactataagtcgcagtttttttcatagttcatactcaggagcgacttatgtgtgaaattattaacacattaccgtaaaatatcaaataatattatttagctcattcacgtaagagactagacgtataagatttcatgggatttagcgattaggagtgacagattgtttggtaaacgtatagcatgttctatatgttatagttatttgaatgactcttaccataatatgttacgttaacataccaggcacgttctcagttggttatttatgcctcatataacgtacacttattctgcctgttgttcactattctttatttattttaaattgcctttcaaatgtctattcttggtgttgggttttatcaaatacatttccccaaaaaatgcgactaatactccagtgcgacttatatatgtttttttccttctttattatgcattttcggcaggtgcgacttatactccggagcgacttatactccgaaaaatacggtataaaatAATACGGgtgaagtttagatccatgaaggaaagaagaaaattaaagaatgtttataactgaataaatttacatgtgcataaaaatgtgttttcttttgtattatttcttttaatgaattaccggtaagtaacatttatgacaacctttttccaaaacacaatatagaatgtgagatataacaggataatgcatacatttaacatttgttttcaaaatggttacaaaaaagtgggaccccaaacatgTACTatatgggaccccatttttatgacttgatggggtccctgggaccccattttgaaaataccTATTGGTTGTATTGGTCGCTGTGGCTTGCGAGCCGGTTCTAATActgatcaaatatcatcccgggggtcaTAGATGATTCATTCGCGGGccgaatttggcccgcgggcttgactttgacacccctgctgtaaacacAAGTCATCTTGACAGATTTAGTTATATTTGCAGAACAGACATAGTATTTATGTTTCCCATAAATATGTCTAAAACATTAATTTGCTCATGATTTTAGCCCATtcattgttttgtttactttttcaatgtATGCTAAAGCGTCATAGCAGTTCTGAATTGGCTTTTCTTCCCCCATTGGACCTACCAACCTATTGTTTCCCCTTTTCATGTAAACTTGGGACATTATCTGGAATATAAACACAAGACTATTGAACGTATTGGATTGAAACTGAATTATAGTTGACAATGTAGtccttttgtttattgttcatacgaGATTATTTATAATAAATACGAAGATGTGCATAATTTATAAAACATTGATCACCCCctaggagttgaggggagcagtgagcagcggcggtggccgcgctcgggagtcattttggggatttaacccccaattccaacccttgatgctgagtgccgaccagggaggtaatgggtcccatttatatagtctttggtatgactctgccggggtttgaactcacaacctaccgatctcagggcggacactctaacaacaagaggatgggtcaaatgtagacagtaatttcaccacatctagtgtgtgtgtgactatcagtggtactttaacttaacttaatacaTCATCTAATTAGAAACATACTAGAACTGCATTTTTGTTCGTTGTGTACTTTATGCACACACTCAGGCTCCCATAGCCAAATGTACTTTTGGTCGTCACTAGTAAAACAGTAAACCCtcgtttatcactgttaattggttccagaccttaattattttttgttcggCGCTGTATTGAGATGcatgtttttagaaatgtttgtGTAAATATTCCACCTCTGGAAGAAGGATGCACAATTAAAATGTCTGCCCATGATGTGTGTATGTTCTGACCACATCTGCATCTCACCCGCATGTCCTGCAACTTGTACTGCAGCATgttttcgtccagctcctctacACCGCCCCACTCTTCGTCGCCGCCCACGTCTCCGCCTTGACCCGCCACGTAGAGCTCGAAGAACACCATCTTCTCCGATAAGCGGCTGAAGCTGTTGTCGAAGCACATTTGATAGTCCCCCTCCACCGTGGGCTCCACCCTGAGGAAAGAAACGGGAAGTAAAGACAACAGTGTTTGAAACAAGATGGCCGTATCCAGGTTGTGGCTGTACTTACACGTGAACTCCGTCAGAGCGCCTGGACTCTGTGACCAACAAGGTGCCCTCTGGAGAGTGGATAGTAAAGTCCACATCCATACCGGCACCTCCAATGACCTGGTACGTGCACACACAGACAATTATTTAGAGAAATTACTGGGATTGTTGAGTTGATACACACTTTTGGATCTTATTGtagccaaaaataataataataataataatgtttagtTTTACACATATAGACATCTGTTACCATGTTTAAGCAAAGGTCATGCTTGAAAAGTTACATTAACGAGCATGtcgaaaaatatgaaaaaaaaagactccaaaatggaataaaagacattttgtcctcaaaattctacacataataccctataatgccttttttttttaaattttgcaaatatatataaaaaaaagaaaatcacatgtacataagtattcacagcctttgctcagtactttgtttgatgcacctttggcagcaattatagcctcaagtctttttgagtatgatgccacaagcttggcacacttatCTTTGGGCAGATTCACCCATTCTTCTTTGCCCATTGCTCTATACCAGACCTGggtattctgcggcccgcgggccgcatccggccctttgtgcacccctgtccggcccgcgcgaggccaatcataaattacaaaatacattttaaaaagtatctatgtcgagtgtgcaatacaacggtgctgcttttgttttgaaaagcgttatttgtattacttccgtgtggacgtatacgcgtgtgcgattgtgagtgaactgATCAGCCcattcacaaattacaaaataaagtttaaaaaacatctatgtctggactgccaagtatttctctacataaattaaaggtaaagccgtgtgcttaatttgtggtacacaggttgctgtgtttaaagaatatcatttgaatcgccactacatgacgaagcacgagggaaaataccggaatgtgtctgatgaagcgcacgcaagggaggctgatgcgttgatggtaaaactgcaaacccaacaaggactttttgccatatttcacacccccagagatgcagctgtcaggacaagtttcgtaatttctcacaaaagcgccagaaaaagtaaggcgttttctgacggggagtttattaaggagtgtttttcgctaactttggatgagagctgtgatgtacgtgacaccgcccagctgctcatcttcttacgtgggataactgtcGACTttaaatcacggaggagctggcagccatgcagtcaattaaagagacaaccacaggtaatgacttgttcacataggtaaatgcgtttttggacatgttaggactgaaatgggacaagctggtaggtgtgacaatccaatccactttatttatatagcacatttaaacaacaaaatgtttccaaagtgctgcacaacaatattaaaaacaatattcaaatattatccttagttccaccaatgactgaataaaaagaaaaaataattacatataaaaccaattaaaataaataaataaaataaatatgattaaaaacgatttttaacaacagatggttgtccaaatctgacggggaaaaatgttggataatgcaggataaagtgacagaaattaaccatgtgcagaaatggacattcttgcaatgtatagtacatcaggaagtgttgtgtaaaacagtgataaaaataaaaccatcaaaagcaatctgcttttgtataaagttaagttaggttaaattaaattattggtattattattaattgttattattattatcatcattattatttatcttacggtatataaaaaataatattgagcaaaatttaattgaaatattgtcgtgtggccctccagcagtgctcgggttgcttatgcggcccccggtaaaaattaattgcccacccctgctctatgcagcacctctcaagctccatcgggttggatgagaaacgttggttttcatccaggatgtctctgtacattgctgcattcatttttcCTCTATCCTGACTTGTCACCCAGTTCccgccgctgaaaaacatccccacagcatgatgctgccaccaccacgcCTTACTGTAGggttggtattggcctggtgatgagcggtgcctggtttcctccaaacatgacacctggcatacatgtcaaagagttcaatctttgtctcatcagaccagataatttagTTTCCCatagtctgagagtctttcaggtgcattttggcaaacttttactaagaaatggcttccttcaggccactctaccatacaggcctgattggtagtGTGCTGCGGAGatagttgtccttctggaaggttgtcCTCTCTCCacggaggaatgctgtagctctgacaagaGTGAccttcgggttcttggtcaccttcctgactatccatccatccatccatcttcttccgcttatccgaggtcgggtcgtgggggcagcagcctaagcagggaagcccagacttccctctccccagccacttcgtccagctcctcccgggggatcctgaggcgttcccaggccagccgggaaagatagtcttcccaacgtgtcctgggtcttccccatggcctcctacaggtcggacgtgcccgaaacacctcccttgggaggcgttcgggtggcatcctgaccagatgcccgaaccacctcatctggctcctctccatgtgaagGAGcggcagctttactttgagctccccccggatgacagagcttttcaccctatctctaagggagagccccgccacccggcggaggaaactcatttcagccgcttgtacccgtgaacttgtcctttcggtcatgacccaaagctcatgaccataggtgaggatgggaacgtagatcgaccggtaaattgagagctttgccttccggctcagctccttcttcaccacaacagatcgatacagtgtccgcattactgaagacgccgcaccgatccgcctgtcgatctcacgatccactcttccctcactcgtgaacaagactccgaggtacttgaactcctccacttggggcaagatctcctccccaacccggagatggcactccaccctcttCCGGGCGAgacccatggactcggacttggaggtgctgattcccatcccagtcgcttcacattcggctgcgaaccgatccagtgagagctgaagatcctggccagatgaagccatcaggaccacatcatctgcaaaaagcagagacctaatcctgcagccaccaaacgccctgactgcgcctacaaattctgtccataaaggttatgaacagaatcggtgacaaagggcagccttggcggagtccaaccctcactggaaacaggtccgacttactgacggcaatgcggaccaagctctgacactgatcatacagggagcggaccgccacaataagacagtccgttatgCCATACTCTCTCCacaggtcgaatgccttctccaagtccacaaagcacatgtagactggttgggcaaactcccatgcaccctcaaggaccctgccgagagtatagagctggtccacagttccacgaccaggacgaaaaccacactgttcctcctgaatccgaggttcgactatccggtgtagtctcctctccagtacacctgaatagaccttaccgggaaggctgaggagtgtgatcccacgatagttggaacacaccctccggttccccttcttatagagaggaaccaccaccccggtctgccaatccagaggtaccgcccccgatgtccacgcgatgttgcctTCCTGACTAGaccaagatgaatgcagcaatgtacagagacatcctggatgaaaagaaacacttcccatccaacctgatggagcttgagaagtgctgcaaagaagaatgggagAAAATTCCCAAAGataagtgtgccaagcttgtggcatcgtattaaaaaaTACTTGAGACTCTAATTGCatccaaaagtgcatcaacaaagtattgagaaaaGGCCGTGAACACTTAAATACATGTGATTTTGTTAGgttttcaattttttaaaataaattagcaaaataaaaaaataaaaactttgtattgtcattatgtggaaaaagtgaagcattgTAATTCTACCTGCATTTCTACAACCACTGGCAAAAATTATGGAATCACcagtcttggaggatgttcattcacttGTTTATATTTTGTAGGAAAATAGCAGATAAACGACATGACATGAAACTATAGTAATTTCAAATGACTTTTACATATACATCATTATATATACAATCTTATATCTATGTcaacacacaaacatatttaacatatatatatatatatatatatatcacacacacacacacacacacacacacatacatatttagatatatacagtatatacgctaccgttcagaagtttggggtcacccaaacaattttgtggaatagccttcatttctaagaacatgaTTAGACTGTCGAgtctcagatgaaagttctctctttctggccattttgagtgtttaattgaccccacaaatgtgatgctccagaaactcaatctgctcaaaggaaggttagttttgtagcttctgtaacgagctaaactgttttcagatgtgtgaacatgattgcacaagggttttctaatcatcaattagccttctgagccaatgagcaaacacattgtaccattagaacactggagtgatagttgctggaaatgggcctctatacacctatgtagatattgcaccaaaaaccagacatttgcagctagaatagtcatttaccacattagcaatgtatagagtgtatttctttaaagttaagactagtttaaagttatcttcattgaaaagtacagtgcttttccttcaaaaataaggacatttcaatgtgaccccaaacttttgaacggtagtgtatatttagatatatacagtatatatatatatacatatatattcaacattgtaaatgtatataatgtatataaacacatatatatatacacatttatatacatacatatacacacacacatacatatatatatatatatatatatatatatatatatatatatatatatatatatatatatacacacataaagcaCATATGTGTTAAAATGCTTTATGTGCTTCAAAGTATTATTGACGTAGTACATAAGAAATAACGTTCTAACCGTCAGCTAGGGCCGTACCGAGCACACATGACAGTTACCTGATATTCCACCTCCATCGTACCGTTCTGTATTGCCCTCTGAAAGAAACAATCGGATTTCCCGGCTTGCAACAAGAACGTGAACTCGCTGCCTTCCTCTCCGTAAGCGCAAACGTCCCTAAGGCAACAGCCGACCACTGCAAGGACAAGCAGCCGTGCTCCGCCGCTAAGATCCATGCCGAAAAGAGGTGGTCAAACGGGGCTACATGCCACACTAGACATTCCTTGATCTCTTTTCCTTCTTCCGCAGGAGAACTTTGTCGTGCAGTGATTGGGTGAAGCCTCTAGAGTCACGTGACGTCGCTGACCAATCACAGGAGAAAACGATACCACCCTCAACCAATCACTTCCGAAGTgagttgttgacatgattgacatcATGGAATATcaataatagatagatagatagatagatagatagatagatagatagatagatagatagatagatagatagatagatagatagatagatagatagatagatagatagatagatagatagatagatagatagatagtacttattgattccttcaagagagttcccttaggaaaattaaaattccagcagcagtgtacaaaattgagatcgaatttaaaaagtaaaaagtaaataatggaaacaaaatagaaaaatattacaatagaataaaaataaaaagcaacaatgagaatacaaatataacaataaattaagaatataacaagagaaactaggcagtagtgaccgtgttatgaaaaaagtataaataataacatgaaacaaggaattgatacaattaatacataaTTAAAATAACTAATAGATCAAATACAGTAATTATATATTTAatccatattattttatttaaataataatttaaataaatatttacttaattatttatttatttattttttggttttccCATTTGACCCCTAAATATGTTTGCAGAACAACTTGCtttactgtaatattcttttgtgAAACTGCCCGGAAACGGCGACCTGGCCAGGGTGTACCCacccttccgcccgtgtgcagctgggataggctccggcacccccagccaccccataagggacaagcggtaggaaatggatggatgaataatctcaatgggattttttttccaggttaaataaaacaaacatcaacgtagtctcaatttacaaatacaactattttgcaacattgtctcAAAGTCactgtggagggagagtgtgatcagcgcgcctgcaggagcaaaggtcaccgcctctgtcgatggtgttgagggcggagcaccatcggctaggggcggggcatgtgctgacggcgagacacagctggcaggtgattagatttcacaggtggtacgtggtaatctaatcatctaTTGTCTTTAAGGAGAGGTTGGTGGGAGAGACTGGAGAGAAAACGTCTGAAAAGTTTGTTAATTGATATACATGCACATTAAAACTTTGCTGAAACGGCACGCCTTGCTCCTGCGACGTGAGTAAACGTGGAACGCGTAGGAAACGACTTCCacagtcacttttaaaggacatgaaTGTAAAATCAACGTATcgacgtcttgtgcctgctgggttacggttgcggcttggcattgtTGGCGTgactccaggatgcagagaaggcaggcggtGTGGGAGCAAAAGGTACCAGGAAATAAAGCAAAATAGGAGAAAGAGCACCGTGTGTGGGTAAAACAGTCAACCACCCGTGAAAATGCAAAAGAGAAGCAAAGTTACTCATGAAATAAAAAACGGAGGTGTGCACTAACTAATGCACCAGCTTCGTCTGAACTGTGGCACGGGCATATAAAACCATCAGATGGTGACTGTCAACAGGTGAGTGTCTTGATCACCAAAGGGAGGCAGGTGTGTCAATCAGCGCTCCACAGTGGCTTGGCCGAGGCAGGGAAACCGCACAGGAAGTGGAAAAACAAGGAGGAAGGAGTGCTGACGTTGAAAATAACACAAAACACTGGGAAATAATACACAAACCCAAAACAGTCATGAATAATCGTGACACTTAGGTCAG is part of the Entelurus aequoreus isolate RoL-2023_Sb linkage group LG22, RoL_Eaeq_v1.1, whole genome shotgun sequence genome and encodes:
- the tmed1b gene encoding transmembrane emp24 domain-containing protein 1b, yielding MDLSGGARLLVLAVVGCCLRDVCAYGEEGSEFTFLLQAGKSDCFFQRAIQNGTMEVEYQVIGGAGMDVDFTIHSPEGTLLVTESRRSDGVHVVEPTVEGDYQMCFDNSFSRLSEKMVFFELYVAGQGGDVGGDEEWGGVEELDENMLQYKLQDMREYMDSVHKRLERCRQMQSVLRAFEARDRNLLEDNLWRVSFWSCASLLVMLCVAITQVYTVRKLFDDKRRVCT